A stretch of the Vanacampus margaritifer isolate UIUO_Vmar chromosome 6, RoL_Vmar_1.0, whole genome shotgun sequence genome encodes the following:
- the LOC144053554 gene encoding BTB/POZ domain-containing protein 10-like isoform X2, which translates to MSEDAESDGKPALFGGAQGFCAAVIPCLVPCCFVYSWPAGRDRNRQCGVSVLDCKQQQQRWAGTMSVYGAGATNDASGGLRGGGEYYWEQRRRSSDRSRDSSHERGESQLTPCIRNVTSPTRQHDRERGDGGSSSRSSSPRPPRVALPCSNVGGALFAGHSPRSFGTAVGDHHPKTLGQGSCDMIYVYDLSSKEVHRGGLRVGERVTLIVDNTRFVVDPAIFTAQPNTMLGRMFGSGRDNNFTRPNEKGEFEVADGISSTVFRAILDYYKSGIIRCPDGISIPELREACDYLCISFNDSTIKCRDLSALMHELSNDGARRQFECYLEEMVLPLMVASAQSGERECHVVVLTDDDVVDWDEEYPPQMGEEYSQIIYSTKLYRFFKYIENRDVAKSVLKERGLKKIRLGIEGYPTYKEKVKRRPGGRPEVIYNYVQRPFIRMSWEKEEGKSRHVDFQCVKSKSSTNLVAAAADIPQDQLVVLHPPGPQVDELDVPPQPGAHDPHQPPPAFQRVQDNHNSAAHGPALVNTQHNQAAYRYEPDPDPPSPSA; encoded by the exons ATGAGCGAGGATGCTGAAAGTGACGGCAAGCCCGCTTTGTTCGGAGGAGCGCAAGGCTTTTGTGCCGCTGTCATCCCGTGTCTCGTCCCTTGCTGCTTTGTCTACTCTTGGCCCGCTGGTCGGGACCG TAACAGGCAGTGTGGTGTGTCAGTGTTGGACtgcaaacagcagcagcagaggtGGGCCGGGACCATGAGTGTGTACGGGGCTGGTGCCACCAATGATGCCAGCGGCGGTTTGAGAGGAGGAGGTGAATATTACTGGGAGCAGCGGCGGCGCTCCAGTGACCGTTCACGAGATTCGTCCCACGAGAGAGGAGAGAGTCAGTTAACCCCCTGCATTCGGAACGTTACATCCCCCACTCGGCAGCATG ACCGAGAACGTGGCGATGGCGGCTCATCCTCCAGATCGTCCAGTCCACGCCCACCCCGAGTTGCGCTTCCCTGTTCAAACGTTGGAGGAGCTCTGTTTGCTGGACATTCGCCTCGGTCCTTTGGTACTGCTGTTGGCGACCACCACCCCAAGACCCTTGGCCAAGGATCATGTGATATGATCTATGTGTATGACCTCAGCAGTAAAGAGGTTCATCGTGGCGGTCTGCGAGTCGGAGAACGAGTGACTCTTATTGTGGACAATACAAGATTTGTGGTGGATCCGGCCATATTCACAGCTCAACCCAACACCATGCTCGGCAG GATGTTTGGTTCAGGGCGGGACAACAATTTCACTAGACCCAATGAAAAAGGAGAATTTGAAGTAGCTGATGGTATCAGCTCCACTGTGTTTCGAGCAATTTTG GATTACTACAAATCGGGGATAATCCGCTGCCCTGACGGCATTTCCATTCCTGAGCTGAGGGAGGCATGTGACTACCTGTGTATCTCCTTCAACGACAGCACCATCAAGTGCAGAGACCTCA GTGCCCTGATGCACGAGCTGTCAAACGACGGGGCGAGGCGTCAGTTTGAGTGCTACCTGGAGGAGATGGTGCTGCCGCTGATGGTGGCCAGCGCGCAGAGCGGAGAGAGAGAGTGCCACGTCGTGGTGCTGACCGACGACGATGTGGTGGACTGGGACGAGGAGTACCCGCCGCAGATGGGAGAGGAGTACTCGCAGA TTATCTACAGCACCAAACTGTATCGCTTcttcaaatacattgaaaatcgAGACGTGGCCAAATCGGTGCTGAAGGAAAGAGGACTGAAGAAGATCCGCTTGGGAATCGAAG GCTACCCAACCTACAAGGAGAAGGTCAAGCGGCGCCCCGGAGGTCGTCCAGAGGTCATCTACAACTACGTCCAGCGTCCGTTCATCCGCATGTCATGGGAAAAGGAAGAAGGAAAGAGCCGCCACGTGGACTTTCAGTGCGTCAAGTCCAAGTCCAGCACCAACCTGGTCGCCGCTGCCGCCGACATCCCTCAGGACCAGCTGGTGGTCCTGCACCCCCCGGGCCCGCAGGTGGACGAGCTGGATGTTCCCCCGCAGCCCGGCGCGCACGACCCTCACCAGCCGCCACCGGCCTT
- the LOC144053554 gene encoding BTB/POZ domain-containing protein 10-like isoform X3, with protein sequence MSVYGAGATNDASGGLRGGGEYYWEQRRRSSDRSRDSSHERGESQLTPCIRNVTSPTRQHDRERGDGGSSSRSSSPRPPRVALPCSNVGGALFAGHSPRSFGTAVGDHHPKTLGQGSCDMIYVYDLSSKEVHRGGLRVGERVTLIVDNTRFVVDPAIFTAQPNTMLGRMFGSGRDNNFTRPNEKGEFEVADGISSTVFRAILDYYKSGIIRCPDGISIPELREACDYLCISFNDSTIKCRDLSEYLRCAEPHARSCTTCVCGCVAAFGALMHELSNDGARRQFECYLEEMVLPLMVASAQSGERECHVVVLTDDDVVDWDEEYPPQMGEEYSQIIYSTKLYRFFKYIENRDVAKSVLKERGLKKIRLGIEGYPTYKEKVKRRPGGRPEVIYNYVQRPFIRMSWEKEEGKSRHVDFQCVKSKSSTNLVAAAADIPQDQLVVLHPPGPQVDELDVPPQPGAHDPHQPPPAFQRVQDNHNSAAHGPALVNTQHNQAAYRYEPDPDPPSPSA encoded by the exons ATGAGTGTGTACGGGGCTGGTGCCACCAATGATGCCAGCGGCGGTTTGAGAGGAGGAGGTGAATATTACTGGGAGCAGCGGCGGCGCTCCAGTGACCGTTCACGAGATTCGTCCCACGAGAGAGGAGAGAGTCAGTTAACCCCCTGCATTCGGAACGTTACATCCCCCACTCGGCAGCATG ACCGAGAACGTGGCGATGGCGGCTCATCCTCCAGATCGTCCAGTCCACGCCCACCCCGAGTTGCGCTTCCCTGTTCAAACGTTGGAGGAGCTCTGTTTGCTGGACATTCGCCTCGGTCCTTTGGTACTGCTGTTGGCGACCACCACCCCAAGACCCTTGGCCAAGGATCATGTGATATGATCTATGTGTATGACCTCAGCAGTAAAGAGGTTCATCGTGGCGGTCTGCGAGTCGGAGAACGAGTGACTCTTATTGTGGACAATACAAGATTTGTGGTGGATCCGGCCATATTCACAGCTCAACCCAACACCATGCTCGGCAG GATGTTTGGTTCAGGGCGGGACAACAATTTCACTAGACCCAATGAAAAAGGAGAATTTGAAGTAGCTGATGGTATCAGCTCCACTGTGTTTCGAGCAATTTTG GATTACTACAAATCGGGGATAATCCGCTGCCCTGACGGCATTTCCATTCCTGAGCTGAGGGAGGCATGTGACTACCTGTGTATCTCCTTCAACGACAGCACCATCAAGTGCAGAGACCTCAGTGAGTATTTGCGGTGTGCGGAGCCGCATGCACGCTCATGTACCACTTGCGTTTGTGGATGTGTTGCCGCCTTTG GTGCCCTGATGCACGAGCTGTCAAACGACGGGGCGAGGCGTCAGTTTGAGTGCTACCTGGAGGAGATGGTGCTGCCGCTGATGGTGGCCAGCGCGCAGAGCGGAGAGAGAGAGTGCCACGTCGTGGTGCTGACCGACGACGATGTGGTGGACTGGGACGAGGAGTACCCGCCGCAGATGGGAGAGGAGTACTCGCAGA TTATCTACAGCACCAAACTGTATCGCTTcttcaaatacattgaaaatcgAGACGTGGCCAAATCGGTGCTGAAGGAAAGAGGACTGAAGAAGATCCGCTTGGGAATCGAAG GCTACCCAACCTACAAGGAGAAGGTCAAGCGGCGCCCCGGAGGTCGTCCAGAGGTCATCTACAACTACGTCCAGCGTCCGTTCATCCGCATGTCATGGGAAAAGGAAGAAGGAAAGAGCCGCCACGTGGACTTTCAGTGCGTCAAGTCCAAGTCCAGCACCAACCTGGTCGCCGCTGCCGCCGACATCCCTCAGGACCAGCTGGTGGTCCTGCACCCCCCGGGCCCGCAGGTGGACGAGCTGGATGTTCCCCCGCAGCCCGGCGCGCACGACCCTCACCAGCCGCCACCGGCCTT
- the LOC144053555 gene encoding uncharacterized protein LOC144053555 isoform X2, whose protein sequence is MKNTAHQKARRRCCSSNLSSPFCEIFRPMSDEIEFFWESLISPGRNKRAAKSNKSKKVSKRKNNVTSNTDDIIPKKKKRSTFKDVLQSKKDKKKKKKKKKVLDLNSLFGSSDATATAESKPDMPNLRTSSNNRKCKSDHTIQDSKKKGQQKKKVVFDLPHDRACVKRPNFSSAHPKFPKECTELKKASITDCEWASPASAKVQHQSQPQDDDIEWDESNSQDLFITQNTFRPSSSDSSEEASYKATSPALQHNYLDHKKYNDKDSCQHPRKKKHQKTAKTRSAQKDRLHSRKKKYSVQTKGASPTREEESSRPNVKKLYDEIYTGRTPKVAKSKPDHHKPIQQTLSCSLHIPVKPTTCTSTQTQNFFTAELSSYLAFSTKRRLAVCSDVVKPLDLSLPQRARKDLDRCLHVNVPSEVKEDETWAENKSSQREISATLFGCSAMKELEGKKAIGGSAKRKGETAFSPLTESESKSSNTTTSSDCNGQSKTVDLNQV, encoded by the exons ATGAAAAATACAGCACATCAAAAAGCCCGCCGACGCTGCTGTAGCTCGAATTTGAGCTCACCTTTCTGCGAAATATTCAG ACCCATGTCGGATGAGATTGAATTCTTCTGGGAGTCCCTGATTTCACCTGGGAGAAATAAAAGGGCAGCTAAATCAAATAAGAGCAAAAAGgtgtcaaaaagaaaaaacaacgtAACCTCAAACACAGATGACATCATccccaagaaaaagaaaagatccaCATTCAAAGATGTATTGCAAtcaaagaaagacaagaagaagaagaagaaaaagaagaaggtacTGGATTTAAACAGTTTATTTGGCAGCAGCGATGCTACAGCGACGGCAGAATCTAAACCTGACATGCCAAATCTGAGAACCAGCAGCAACAACAGGAAATGTAAGTCAGATCACACAATACAGGATTCCAAGAAAAAAggccaacaaaaaaagaaagttgtgtTTGATTTACCACATGACCGCGCTTGTGTTAAGCGTCCCAATTTTTCTTCTGCACATCCCAAGTTCCCAAAAGAGTGTACAGAATTGAAGAAAGCTTCAATAACAGATTGTGAATGGGCTTCCCCGGCCAGTGCAAAAGTGCAGCATCAGTCTCAGCCACAAGACGACGACATTGAGTGGGATGAAAGCAACAGCCAGGACTTGTTTATCACCCAAAATACATTCAGACCATCCTCCTCAGACTCTAGCGAAGAAGCCAGTTACAAAGCTACTTCTCCAGCTTTGCAACACAACTATTTGGAccacaaaaaatacaatgacaAGGATTCTTGCCAGCATCCCAGAAAAAAGAAGCATCAGAAGACAGCGAAGACAAGGAGCGCACAAAAGGACAGATTGCACAGTCGCAAGAAGAAATATTCCGTCCAAACGAAAGGTGCAAGCCCGACCAGGGAAGAAGAGTCCTCAAGGCCTAATGTGAAGAAGCTTTACGACGAGATCTATACAGGTAGAACACCAAAAGTTGCAAAGTCAAAACCAGATCACCACAAGCCAATCCAGCAGACTCTTTCATGCTCTCTCCACATACCCGTCAAACCCACAACATGCACCTCCACCCAGACACAAAACTTCTTCACTGCTGAACTCTCCTCCTACTTGGCTTTCTCCACAAAGAGAAGACTGGCTGTGTGTTCTGATGTTGTGAAGCCTTTGGATCTGAGCTTGCCACAAAGGGCCAGGAAAGACCTCGACAGGTGTTTGCATGTGAACGTGCCAAGTGAAGTTAAAGAGGATGAGACGTGGGCTGAAAACAAATCGTCACAAAGAGAGATCAGCGCCACTCTATTCGGTTGTTCAGCCATGAAAGaattggaggggaaaaaagcgaTTGGTGGTAGTGCTAAGAGGAAAGGAGAGACCGCCTTCAGTCCTCTGACCGAGTCGGAGTCCAAGTCTAGCAACACGACCACTTCCAGCGACTGCAATGGCCAGAGCAAAACTGTTGACCTGAACCAG gtgtga
- the LOC144053557 gene encoding phosphatidylinositol N-acetylglucosaminyltransferase subunit Y-like, whose product MFSLSMMVGLVPIVSLFGLFYSAAVDENFPQGCTSSNNLCFYSLLLPVTIPVYVFFHLWSWMGIKLFRHN is encoded by the coding sequence ATGTTTTCCTTGTCGATGATGGTGGGACTGGTGCCCATCGTGTCGCTCTTTGGTTTGTTCTACTCTGCCGCAGTGGATGAAAACTTTCCTCAGGGCTGCACAAGCAGCAACAATTTGTGTTTCTACAGTTTGCTGCTACCGGTCACCATTCCTGTCTATGTCTTCTTCCACCTGTGGAGCTGGATGGGAATCAAGCTCTTCAGGcacaattaa
- the LOC144053555 gene encoding uncharacterized protein LOC144053555 isoform X1 encodes MKNTAHQKARRRCCSSNLSSPFCEIFRPMSDEIEFFWESLISPGRNKRAAKSNKSKKVSKRKNNVTSNTDDIIPKKKKRSTFKDVLQSKKDKKKKKKKKKVLDLNSLFGSSDATATAESKPDMPNLRTSSNNRKCKSDHTIQDSKKKGQQKKKVVFDLPHDRACVKRPNFSSAHPKFPKECTELKKASITDCEWASPASAKVQHQSQPQDDDIEWDESNSQDLFITQNTFRPSSSDSSEEASYKATSPALQHNYLDHKKYNDKDSCQHPRKKKHQKTAKTRSAQKDRLHSRKKKYSVQTKGASPTREEESSRPNVKKLYDEIYTGRTPKVAKSKPDHHKPIQQTLSCSLHIPVKPTTCTSTQTQNFFTAELSSYLAFSTKRRLAVCSDVVKPLDLSLPQRARKDLDRCLHVNVPSEVKEDETWAENKSSQREISATLFGCSAMKELEGKKAIGGSAKRKGETAFSPLTESESKSSNTTTSSDCNGQSKTVDLNQVRPVQMRLNESFFFKTKGDGRSPRPESPLMKLSQSRASEKDLKGKKGR; translated from the exons ATGAAAAATACAGCACATCAAAAAGCCCGCCGACGCTGCTGTAGCTCGAATTTGAGCTCACCTTTCTGCGAAATATTCAG ACCCATGTCGGATGAGATTGAATTCTTCTGGGAGTCCCTGATTTCACCTGGGAGAAATAAAAGGGCAGCTAAATCAAATAAGAGCAAAAAGgtgtcaaaaagaaaaaacaacgtAACCTCAAACACAGATGACATCATccccaagaaaaagaaaagatccaCATTCAAAGATGTATTGCAAtcaaagaaagacaagaagaagaagaagaaaaagaagaaggtacTGGATTTAAACAGTTTATTTGGCAGCAGCGATGCTACAGCGACGGCAGAATCTAAACCTGACATGCCAAATCTGAGAACCAGCAGCAACAACAGGAAATGTAAGTCAGATCACACAATACAGGATTCCAAGAAAAAAggccaacaaaaaaagaaagttgtgtTTGATTTACCACATGACCGCGCTTGTGTTAAGCGTCCCAATTTTTCTTCTGCACATCCCAAGTTCCCAAAAGAGTGTACAGAATTGAAGAAAGCTTCAATAACAGATTGTGAATGGGCTTCCCCGGCCAGTGCAAAAGTGCAGCATCAGTCTCAGCCACAAGACGACGACATTGAGTGGGATGAAAGCAACAGCCAGGACTTGTTTATCACCCAAAATACATTCAGACCATCCTCCTCAGACTCTAGCGAAGAAGCCAGTTACAAAGCTACTTCTCCAGCTTTGCAACACAACTATTTGGAccacaaaaaatacaatgacaAGGATTCTTGCCAGCATCCCAGAAAAAAGAAGCATCAGAAGACAGCGAAGACAAGGAGCGCACAAAAGGACAGATTGCACAGTCGCAAGAAGAAATATTCCGTCCAAACGAAAGGTGCAAGCCCGACCAGGGAAGAAGAGTCCTCAAGGCCTAATGTGAAGAAGCTTTACGACGAGATCTATACAGGTAGAACACCAAAAGTTGCAAAGTCAAAACCAGATCACCACAAGCCAATCCAGCAGACTCTTTCATGCTCTCTCCACATACCCGTCAAACCCACAACATGCACCTCCACCCAGACACAAAACTTCTTCACTGCTGAACTCTCCTCCTACTTGGCTTTCTCCACAAAGAGAAGACTGGCTGTGTGTTCTGATGTTGTGAAGCCTTTGGATCTGAGCTTGCCACAAAGGGCCAGGAAAGACCTCGACAGGTGTTTGCATGTGAACGTGCCAAGTGAAGTTAAAGAGGATGAGACGTGGGCTGAAAACAAATCGTCACAAAGAGAGATCAGCGCCACTCTATTCGGTTGTTCAGCCATGAAAGaattggaggggaaaaaagcgaTTGGTGGTAGTGCTAAGAGGAAAGGAGAGACCGCCTTCAGTCCTCTGACCGAGTCGGAGTCCAAGTCTAGCAACACGACCACTTCCAGCGACTGCAATGGCCAGAGCAAAACTGTTGACCTGAACCAG GTAAGGCCAGTGCAGATGAGGCTGAATGAGTCATTTTTCTTCAAGACCAAAGGAGATGGACGATCACCCAGACCCGAGTCACCTCTGATGAAACTTTCTCAGAGCAGAGCCAGTGAGAAAGACTTGAAAGGCAAGAAGGGACGCTGA
- the LOC144053554 gene encoding BTB/POZ domain-containing protein 10-like isoform X1 translates to MSEDAESDGKPALFGGAQGFCAAVIPCLVPCCFVYSWPAGRDRNRQCGVSVLDCKQQQQRWAGTMSVYGAGATNDASGGLRGGGEYYWEQRRRSSDRSRDSSHERGESQLTPCIRNVTSPTRQHDRERGDGGSSSRSSSPRPPRVALPCSNVGGALFAGHSPRSFGTAVGDHHPKTLGQGSCDMIYVYDLSSKEVHRGGLRVGERVTLIVDNTRFVVDPAIFTAQPNTMLGRMFGSGRDNNFTRPNEKGEFEVADGISSTVFRAILDYYKSGIIRCPDGISIPELREACDYLCISFNDSTIKCRDLSEYLRCAEPHARSCTTCVCGCVAAFGALMHELSNDGARRQFECYLEEMVLPLMVASAQSGERECHVVVLTDDDVVDWDEEYPPQMGEEYSQIIYSTKLYRFFKYIENRDVAKSVLKERGLKKIRLGIEGYPTYKEKVKRRPGGRPEVIYNYVQRPFIRMSWEKEEGKSRHVDFQCVKSKSSTNLVAAAADIPQDQLVVLHPPGPQVDELDVPPQPGAHDPHQPPPAFQRVQDNHNSAAHGPALVNTQHNQAAYRYEPDPDPPSPSA, encoded by the exons ATGAGCGAGGATGCTGAAAGTGACGGCAAGCCCGCTTTGTTCGGAGGAGCGCAAGGCTTTTGTGCCGCTGTCATCCCGTGTCTCGTCCCTTGCTGCTTTGTCTACTCTTGGCCCGCTGGTCGGGACCG TAACAGGCAGTGTGGTGTGTCAGTGTTGGACtgcaaacagcagcagcagaggtGGGCCGGGACCATGAGTGTGTACGGGGCTGGTGCCACCAATGATGCCAGCGGCGGTTTGAGAGGAGGAGGTGAATATTACTGGGAGCAGCGGCGGCGCTCCAGTGACCGTTCACGAGATTCGTCCCACGAGAGAGGAGAGAGTCAGTTAACCCCCTGCATTCGGAACGTTACATCCCCCACTCGGCAGCATG ACCGAGAACGTGGCGATGGCGGCTCATCCTCCAGATCGTCCAGTCCACGCCCACCCCGAGTTGCGCTTCCCTGTTCAAACGTTGGAGGAGCTCTGTTTGCTGGACATTCGCCTCGGTCCTTTGGTACTGCTGTTGGCGACCACCACCCCAAGACCCTTGGCCAAGGATCATGTGATATGATCTATGTGTATGACCTCAGCAGTAAAGAGGTTCATCGTGGCGGTCTGCGAGTCGGAGAACGAGTGACTCTTATTGTGGACAATACAAGATTTGTGGTGGATCCGGCCATATTCACAGCTCAACCCAACACCATGCTCGGCAG GATGTTTGGTTCAGGGCGGGACAACAATTTCACTAGACCCAATGAAAAAGGAGAATTTGAAGTAGCTGATGGTATCAGCTCCACTGTGTTTCGAGCAATTTTG GATTACTACAAATCGGGGATAATCCGCTGCCCTGACGGCATTTCCATTCCTGAGCTGAGGGAGGCATGTGACTACCTGTGTATCTCCTTCAACGACAGCACCATCAAGTGCAGAGACCTCAGTGAGTATTTGCGGTGTGCGGAGCCGCATGCACGCTCATGTACCACTTGCGTTTGTGGATGTGTTGCCGCCTTTG GTGCCCTGATGCACGAGCTGTCAAACGACGGGGCGAGGCGTCAGTTTGAGTGCTACCTGGAGGAGATGGTGCTGCCGCTGATGGTGGCCAGCGCGCAGAGCGGAGAGAGAGAGTGCCACGTCGTGGTGCTGACCGACGACGATGTGGTGGACTGGGACGAGGAGTACCCGCCGCAGATGGGAGAGGAGTACTCGCAGA TTATCTACAGCACCAAACTGTATCGCTTcttcaaatacattgaaaatcgAGACGTGGCCAAATCGGTGCTGAAGGAAAGAGGACTGAAGAAGATCCGCTTGGGAATCGAAG GCTACCCAACCTACAAGGAGAAGGTCAAGCGGCGCCCCGGAGGTCGTCCAGAGGTCATCTACAACTACGTCCAGCGTCCGTTCATCCGCATGTCATGGGAAAAGGAAGAAGGAAAGAGCCGCCACGTGGACTTTCAGTGCGTCAAGTCCAAGTCCAGCACCAACCTGGTCGCCGCTGCCGCCGACATCCCTCAGGACCAGCTGGTGGTCCTGCACCCCCCGGGCCCGCAGGTGGACGAGCTGGATGTTCCCCCGCAGCCCGGCGCGCACGACCCTCACCAGCCGCCACCGGCCTT
- the pyurf gene encoding protein preY, mitochondrial, protein MLRNVLCRFLIEPVFVQRNITYTPSVQAASSVFTSVRNFTDVKDETQQAFDTSLLEFLVCPLSKKPLRFEATTNELINDELGIAYAIIDGIPNMIPQEARLVQKDSNPPAQG, encoded by the exons ATGCTGCGGAATGTTTTGTGTAGATTTTTGATTGAACCGGTGTTTGTTCAACGCAACATAACATACACGCCTTCAGTTCAGGCAGCTTCATCTGTTTTTACGTCGGTGAGGAACTTCACAGATGTGAAGGACGAAACGCAGCAGGCGTTTGACACCTCCCTGCTGGAGTTCTTAGTATGTCCACTGTCCAAGAAGCCACTCAG GTTTGAAGCCACGACCAACGAGCTGATCAACGACGAGCTCGGCATTGCATACGCCATCATCGACGGAATCCCCAACATGATTCCCCAAGAAGCCAGACTCGTACAGAAAGACTCAAACCCACCTGCACAAGGATAG